In Microbacterium sp. SLBN-146, one genomic interval encodes:
- a CDS encoding acyltransferase family protein: MARPTVERGDHRRLDIQGLRTIAVLAVLFEHVLGYPAGGFVGVDVFFVISGFLITGILLRQLDRTGRVSFSDFYRKRIRRIMPAALLVLVVTVIAARLIFNVARSTTTFWDAVWSAFFAVNWRFASVSTDYFAAEGPVSPLQHYWSLSVEEQFYLVWPVVLALVGLAAARRRHAVAFAAIAVISAGSLAWAFWESATAPSVAYFSTLTRAWELGLGAMIALTVPLWSRIPAWLRPVLAWIGLAGIGLSLWVTTEAGFPAPGAILPVVSTALVLAAGVGGQSRWLWPLTNPVSVYIGNISYSLYLWHFPVFTFGAILLARPAESLGMPWLIPVATIAGGFVLAILSYHFVEQPVLRSRWLLGPGRGRRARVAPRHLVLLGISVTTLALVAAAVTVDRVSPAASSAPQSLPTAAPGEGEEGAESAALTELQKQIEAALSATEWPADLHPTLDTVSQEELPGNTAACGGAVLPEDPAFCTFGDPDAPKTAVLVGDSIAQMYVPALAEVFGTGEWKLRVTSMYACPFIAMDVGSLEGRIDLCRTRKDREVQIVQETQPDLVIIGNTYWRASDESGTKAAMTDWDAAFRASLDQIKGSAKALLALPPPVPDKVITDCMTSVSTPADCISSMNSTDWAEMANLQKSAIEDVGGVFIDNRAWFCNADGLCPPIVGSILVKKDQAHITADYARFITPVIRDDITATGLLEGAAPAEG; this comes from the coding sequence ATGGCACGACCGACCGTAGAACGAGGCGATCACCGTCGCCTCGACATCCAGGGGCTCCGAACGATCGCCGTCCTGGCGGTGCTCTTCGAGCACGTGCTCGGCTACCCCGCGGGCGGCTTCGTCGGCGTCGACGTCTTCTTCGTCATCAGCGGCTTCCTGATCACCGGCATTTTGCTGCGCCAGCTCGACCGCACGGGTCGAGTGTCGTTCTCGGACTTCTACCGCAAGCGGATTCGCCGCATCATGCCCGCGGCGCTCCTGGTGCTCGTCGTGACGGTCATCGCCGCGAGGCTGATCTTCAACGTCGCGCGATCGACGACGACATTCTGGGATGCCGTGTGGTCAGCGTTCTTCGCCGTGAACTGGCGCTTCGCGAGCGTGTCGACGGACTACTTCGCAGCGGAAGGACCGGTGTCTCCGCTTCAGCACTACTGGTCGCTGTCGGTCGAGGAGCAGTTCTACCTCGTCTGGCCTGTCGTGCTCGCCCTCGTCGGCCTCGCGGCGGCGCGCCGACGGCACGCGGTCGCCTTCGCGGCGATCGCCGTGATCAGCGCCGGCTCACTCGCCTGGGCGTTCTGGGAGTCGGCGACGGCACCGAGCGTCGCCTACTTCTCGACGCTGACACGCGCGTGGGAGCTCGGCCTGGGCGCGATGATCGCTCTGACGGTGCCGCTGTGGAGCAGGATTCCGGCGTGGCTCCGGCCCGTGCTCGCGTGGATCGGGCTCGCCGGCATCGGTCTCTCGTTGTGGGTGACGACAGAGGCAGGCTTCCCCGCACCCGGCGCGATCCTCCCGGTGGTGTCGACGGCCCTCGTCCTCGCGGCGGGCGTGGGTGGACAGAGCAGATGGCTGTGGCCACTGACGAACCCCGTGTCGGTGTACATCGGCAACATTTCGTACTCGCTCTACCTCTGGCACTTCCCGGTCTTCACCTTCGGCGCGATCCTTCTCGCCCGGCCGGCGGAGAGCCTCGGGATGCCCTGGCTCATTCCGGTCGCGACGATCGCGGGCGGCTTCGTCCTCGCGATCCTGAGCTACCACTTCGTCGAGCAGCCGGTGCTGCGCTCTCGGTGGCTGCTCGGCCCGGGTCGAGGTCGTCGTGCGCGCGTTGCGCCGCGGCACCTGGTTCTGCTCGGCATCAGTGTCACGACGCTCGCGCTGGTCGCGGCGGCCGTGACCGTGGATCGCGTGTCCCCGGCCGCATCGAGCGCCCCGCAATCCCTCCCTACCGCGGCCCCGGGCGAGGGTGAGGAGGGCGCAGAGTCGGCCGCCCTGACGGAGCTGCAGAAGCAGATCGAGGCCGCCCTCTCCGCCACGGAGTGGCCCGCAGACCTTCATCCGACCCTCGATACGGTCTCGCAGGAGGAGCTTCCGGGCAATACGGCCGCGTGTGGCGGCGCGGTGCTCCCCGAGGACCCGGCTTTCTGCACGTTCGGCGATCCCGATGCACCGAAGACCGCCGTTCTCGTCGGCGATTCGATAGCCCAGATGTACGTTCCGGCGCTCGCCGAAGTGTTCGGCACGGGCGAGTGGAAGCTGCGCGTCACGTCGATGTACGCCTGCCCCTTCATCGCGATGGACGTCGGAAGCCTCGAGGGGCGGATCGATCTGTGTCGCACGCGGAAGGACAGGGAGGTGCAGATCGTCCAGGAGACCCAGCCTGATCTCGTCATCATCGGCAACACCTACTGGCGGGCGAGTGACGAGAGCGGCACAAAGGCCGCGATGACCGACTGGGATGCCGCGTTCCGCGCTTCGCTCGACCAGATCAAGGGATCGGCGAAGGCACTGCTCGCGCTCCCTCCGCCGGTACCCGACAAAGTCATCACCGACTGCATGACGAGCGTGTCGACGCCCGCCGATTGCATCAGCTCGATGAACAGTACGGATTGGGCCGAGATGGCCAATCTGCAGAAGTCGGCGATCGAGGATGTCGGCGGGGTTTTCATCGACAACCGCGCATGGTTCTGCAACGCGGACGGGTTGTGCCCGCCGATCGTGGGGTCGATTCTCGTCAAGAAAGACCAGGCGCACATCACGGCCGACTACGCGCGGTTCATCACGCCGGTCATCCGCGATGACATCACGGCGACGGGCCTCCTCGAGGGTGCTGCCCCCGCGGAAGGGTGA
- a CDS encoding DUF5684 domain-containing protein has protein sequence MLDANTITSGADLTAAYSVSGVFALIWYVLVAVALWKVFSKAGYPGILAIIPIVNVFFLVKIAGYSAWLGLLYLIPIVGWIFSIVVAVRVGRGFGKGGAWSFFLLWLLAFIGYFILGFGKATYSKPE, from the coding sequence ATGCTCGATGCGAACACGATCACCTCCGGGGCCGACCTCACCGCGGCCTACAGCGTTTCGGGCGTTTTTGCCCTCATTTGGTACGTCCTCGTCGCCGTCGCCTTGTGGAAGGTCTTCAGCAAGGCGGGGTATCCCGGCATCCTCGCGATCATTCCGATCGTGAACGTCTTCTTCCTGGTCAAGATCGCGGGATACTCCGCGTGGCTCGGCCTGCTGTACCTCATCCCGATCGTCGGCTGGATCTTCTCGATCGTCGTTGCCGTCCGCGTTGGCCGGGGCTTCGGTAAGGGGGGAGCATGGTCGTTCTTCCTTCTGTGGCTCTTGGCGTTCATCGGATACTTCATCCTCGGCTTCGGCAAGGCGACGTACTCGAAGCCCGAGTGA
- a CDS encoding asparagine synthase produces MGKTADAIAEGVSIAFAAARLSVRNRILVETIANGELFDAERFGPYARETLLALAAEQEAAADLAKKQRKKAWGKFTDPDGTHDYRDRDTRNLRKRHRQYTGVAKALRARADDPDEIRALVEASRDAAWGDVEANLQRRLTVEGMRPDLDPDYERMRAARMQSLRLVDIPRLAAHRRNAAKASDGPDSRTP; encoded by the coding sequence GTGGGCAAGACCGCAGACGCCATCGCCGAGGGTGTCTCGATCGCCTTCGCAGCGGCACGGCTGTCCGTCCGCAACCGCATCCTCGTCGAGACGATCGCCAACGGTGAGCTCTTCGATGCCGAACGCTTCGGTCCGTACGCTCGTGAGACCCTCCTGGCGCTCGCTGCCGAGCAGGAAGCGGCGGCGGATCTCGCCAAAAAGCAGCGTAAGAAGGCGTGGGGCAAGTTCACCGACCCCGACGGCACGCACGACTACCGCGACAGGGACACCCGCAACCTGCGCAAGCGTCATCGGCAGTACACGGGTGTCGCCAAGGCGTTGCGCGCGCGGGCGGATGATCCCGACGAGATCCGCGCGCTCGTCGAGGCGTCGCGGGATGCCGCATGGGGTGACGTCGAGGCGAACCTGCAGCGCCGTCTGACCGTCGAGGGGATGCGTCCCGATCTCGATCCTGACTACGAGCGCATGCGCGCGGCTCGTATGCAGTCCCTGCGCCTCGTCGACATTCCGCGCCTCGCAGCGCACCGACGCAACGCCGCGAAGGCCTCGGACGGCCCCGATTCGCGCACGCCCTAG
- a CDS encoding LuxR C-terminal-related transcriptional regulator, whose product MLHEPVMLPRTSAILPRTSRYWLVRERTVAAIRAALDNQLVIVRAHRGAGKSVAVRHLADTLREEGRSVRFLSCSASEPEGFTAALRAAFGIDVAAAATEHDAADRDGVLIVDDVELTAADEEALIELLSTTPGLTVVLTARHRTGLERTSVAVRVDTHLVDPGLLSFDADDVAALLAQCGITASEADASALGAELDGHAGAIHLAATALRLRGVSSPQPRDISHAVDHALSEFAELCRGALDATGIADPALLFVAPYLTKQAVEVLCGVTAEQSVRALHALESAGLGECSDFTDGSRFRPLPLLRVALWSRSATDVRFGAGIDALVTFLANEGDPDAACDVAISAGRWPALMQVVSDFFEQLVEEDPANVRHLLRTIPANEFDGNLELAMRAVLLDLDGEASRMRLGQLERLARSLPAIAPGASLLETVRGLTLHTITRRRLGQFGRAAEAADRLVDPVARIDIDSAPELGAASALALYESGLSLMHLRRVREARWRFADVRRRVPGSRVDADATASLALLSLLNGEVGEAAVLLADARPDAAATPVMHVARAFLLIERDETAEALSILDELDRTAPFSEYWVVALALRAWVKLFEGEPQAALAVIAQVQAQASFASVSPLFGSFLQSVRSDALVAARQAPSALVVSRAPEFAGETTAASLSRALLQSGNDAQVTWLASQRLSKNAPSPRVKLELLLVRACACVHLGQDAEALASLVNAEAVTREHDVHVPWRLIADDDRDRLRSLAPPSVMAMLDADPSGFRGTLALPRLSRRERMVLAKLRTGGSVAQIAKDLMVSSNTVKTQLRSIYRKLGVSSRSEAVRAALEWGILQESGQLRRTQ is encoded by the coding sequence ATGCTTCACGAACCCGTCATGCTCCCGAGGACGTCGGCGATACTGCCGCGCACGAGCCGCTACTGGCTGGTGCGCGAGCGCACCGTCGCGGCGATCAGGGCAGCGCTCGACAATCAACTCGTCATCGTCCGCGCACACCGTGGCGCCGGCAAATCGGTCGCCGTGCGTCACCTCGCCGATACGCTGCGCGAGGAGGGGCGGAGCGTTCGCTTCCTCTCGTGCAGTGCGTCCGAGCCCGAGGGATTCACCGCGGCGCTCCGGGCGGCTTTCGGCATCGACGTCGCTGCCGCGGCGACGGAACATGATGCCGCTGATCGCGACGGTGTCCTCATCGTCGATGACGTGGAACTGACCGCCGCCGACGAGGAGGCGCTCATCGAGCTGCTGTCGACGACACCCGGCCTTACCGTCGTGCTCACCGCTCGGCATCGGACGGGTCTCGAGCGTACGAGCGTCGCCGTGCGCGTCGACACCCACCTGGTCGACCCCGGCCTGCTGTCGTTCGATGCCGACGACGTCGCGGCCCTCCTCGCGCAGTGCGGAATCACCGCGTCGGAGGCGGACGCCTCGGCCCTGGGGGCAGAGCTGGACGGCCATGCGGGCGCGATCCACCTCGCGGCGACAGCGCTGAGGTTGAGGGGCGTATCGTCGCCGCAGCCGCGCGACATCTCGCACGCCGTCGACCACGCGCTGAGCGAATTCGCGGAACTGTGCCGGGGCGCGCTGGACGCAACAGGTATCGCCGATCCGGCGCTGCTGTTCGTTGCTCCGTACCTGACCAAGCAGGCGGTGGAGGTCCTCTGCGGCGTGACAGCGGAGCAATCGGTCCGCGCTCTCCACGCGCTCGAGTCAGCAGGTCTTGGAGAGTGCTCGGACTTCACAGACGGGTCGCGATTCCGCCCGCTGCCGCTCCTCCGGGTCGCGTTGTGGAGTCGAAGCGCGACCGATGTCCGCTTCGGCGCGGGCATCGATGCGCTCGTCACCTTCCTCGCGAACGAGGGCGATCCAGATGCCGCATGCGACGTCGCCATCTCGGCGGGACGCTGGCCGGCGCTCATGCAGGTCGTCTCCGACTTCTTCGAGCAGCTCGTCGAGGAGGACCCCGCGAACGTCCGGCACCTGCTCCGCACGATCCCGGCGAACGAGTTCGACGGCAACCTCGAGCTCGCGATGCGCGCCGTCCTTCTCGACCTCGACGGTGAGGCGAGCAGAATGCGCCTCGGCCAGTTGGAACGACTCGCGCGTTCGCTGCCGGCAATCGCGCCCGGGGCGTCCCTCCTCGAGACCGTTCGCGGACTCACGCTGCACACGATCACGCGGCGACGCCTCGGTCAGTTCGGCAGAGCGGCAGAGGCGGCGGATCGGCTGGTGGATCCCGTCGCGCGGATCGACATCGACAGCGCTCCCGAGCTCGGAGCCGCGTCGGCCCTGGCGCTCTATGAGAGCGGTCTGTCGCTCATGCATCTCCGTCGCGTGCGCGAGGCGCGATGGCGGTTCGCCGACGTCCGTCGCCGTGTCCCGGGTTCTCGAGTCGACGCGGACGCGACGGCCTCGCTGGCACTCCTCTCGCTGCTCAACGGCGAAGTCGGCGAGGCGGCCGTGCTTCTCGCGGACGCTCGACCCGACGCCGCCGCGACGCCGGTCATGCACGTCGCTCGCGCATTCCTCTTGATCGAGCGCGATGAGACGGCCGAGGCTCTCTCGATCCTGGACGAGCTCGACCGGACCGCCCCCTTCAGCGAATACTGGGTCGTCGCGCTGGCGCTTCGGGCGTGGGTGAAGCTGTTCGAGGGCGAACCCCAGGCTGCGCTCGCCGTCATCGCTCAGGTGCAGGCTCAGGCGTCGTTCGCATCGGTGTCACCGCTCTTCGGGAGCTTTCTTCAGTCCGTTCGCTCCGATGCGCTGGTCGCGGCGCGCCAAGCACCGTCTGCGCTCGTCGTCTCACGGGCACCCGAGTTCGCCGGCGAGACGACAGCCGCCTCGTTGAGCCGAGCTCTTCTGCAGTCGGGTAACGACGCGCAGGTGACGTGGCTCGCGAGCCAGCGCCTCTCGAAGAACGCGCCGTCTCCGCGGGTGAAGCTCGAGCTCCTGCTCGTGCGTGCGTGCGCGTGCGTGCACCTCGGTCAGGATGCCGAGGCTCTCGCCTCCCTCGTGAACGCCGAAGCGGTCACCCGCGAGCACGACGTGCATGTGCCCTGGCGGCTGATCGCCGACGACGATCGCGATCGTCTGCGCAGCCTGGCCCCACCGTCGGTGATGGCGATGCTGGATGCCGACCCCTCGGGCTTCCGCGGGACCCTCGCGCTTCCCCGCCTTTCACGTCGCGAGCGAATGGTGCTCGCCAAGCTGCGCACAGGCGGCTCGGTCGCGCAGATCGCGAAGGACCTCATGGTGTCGTCCAACACCGTCAAGACGCAGCTGCGCAGCATCTACCGCAAGCTCGGCGTCAGCAGCCGCTCCGAAGCCGTGCGGGCCGCGTTGGAGTGGGGGATTCTGCAGGAATCCGGGCAGTTGAGGCGGACGCAGTGA